GACCCACGTTGTGCGTCGCGCCCGAGCGTGCGCACCGCGCGCGCTGCCACCGTGGAGACCTACCCGGCGACGACGACACCGTTGCCGTCGCCACGTTCGAGGAGGCATCCGATGGCCACGTACGCAACCCGTGGAGCAGACGGCACGTCCGTTCCCTGGCGCGACAAGAAGCGCTATCTGTGGATCCTCGGGCTCGTCGTACCACTGACGCCGATCGTGGGGATCGCGCTGTTCGAGGCGACCGACAGTGCGCTCTTCTTCTGGCTGACGCCGGTCGTGTTCTTCGGGCTGATCCCGCTCATCGACCTGATCGCCGGGTACGACGACACCAACCCGCCGGACGACGTGATCGAGGCGCTCGAGAACGACAGGTTCTACCGCTGGGTGACCTACCTCTACCTCCCGGTCCAGTACGGCGGCTTCGTGGCGTCGATCTGGTACCTCGCCACCACGGACATGTCCGTCCTGGCGAAGGTCGGGCTCGCGATCTCGGTCGGCGTCGTCGGCGGCGTCGCGATCAACACCGCCCACGAGCTGGGCCACAAGCGCGAGTCGATCGAGCGCTGGGCCTCGAAGATCGCGCTGGCGCAGACCTGCTACGGCCACTTCTACATCGAGCACAACCGCGGACACCACGTCCGGGTCGCGACGCCGGAGGACCCGGCCAGCGCGCGGATGGGCGAGAGTGTCTACCGGTTCTGGCCGCGCACCGTCGCGGGCTCGCTGAAGAGCTCGTGGGAGCTCGAGGCCAAGCGCTACCAGCGCAAGGGCACGCACCCCTTCCATCTCGGCAACGACGTGCTCAACGCCTGGCTGATGACCGCCGCTCTGTGGGGCGGGCTGATGCTCTGGTTGGGACTGGCGTACGACGTCAACCCGCTGAGCCTGCTGCCGTACCTCGTCCTGCAGGCGGTCGTCGGCTTCTCCCTCCTCGAGGTCGTCAACTACATGGAGCACTACGGCATGGTGCGCCAGAAGGTCGGAACGCCGGGCAAGATGCGCTACGAGCGGGTCACGCCTGCGCACTCGTGGAACTCCAACAACATCGCCACCAACGTGCTGCTCTACCACCTGCAGCGCCACAGCGACCATCACGCCAACCCGACCCGGCGCTACCAGACGCTGCGCGATTTCAAGGATGCGCCGGTGCTGCCGACCGGCTACACCGGCATGATCGTGGTCGCCCTGTTCCCGCCGGCCTTCCGCGCGCTGATGGACAAGCGCGTGATCGCCCACTACGACGGCGACCTGCGCCTGGCCAACCTGCACCCGGCCAAGCGCGAGAGGCTGCTGCGGAAGTACCCGGTCCCTGCCGAGCTCCTCGCCGCCGAAGCCGCCGACCTGCGCGAGGACGAGAGCGCGCGCGAGTTCGAGGGCGAGGTGCTCGCCGCCCGGTGCCCCGGCTGCCGGTACACCTACGAGGTCGCGGAGGGCAACGAGCTCGAGGGATTCGCCGCCGGTACGGCGTGGCGGGACATCCCCGACGACTGGTGCTGCCCCGACTGCGGGGTGCGCGAGAAGGTCGACTTCACGGCCGTCGAGCCGCGCCGCCACCACATCAGCCAGGTCGGTGCGTGATGCGCATCGTCGCGGACCTGAAGAGGTGCGAGGGCCTCGGGATGTGCGAGTCCATGGCCAACGACTACTTCGAGGTGGACGAGGACGAGGAACTGGTGACCGTCCTCCTCGACAGCCCGCCCGACGCCGACCGCGCCCACGTGTACGCCGCCGTCCAGGCCTGCCCCGTGCTCGCCCTGAGCCTCGAGGGCTGAGTCCCACCTTGCCCTCGCCCGATCGACCCGGCGCGTTCAAACGCGCCGGGTCGACGTGCTCAGGGCGTTCAGATGCGCCGGGTCGACGTGCTCAGGGCGTTCAGATGCGCCGGGTCGACGTGCTCAGGGCGTTCAGATGCGCCGGGTCGACGTG
This region of Nocardioides sp. L-11A genomic DNA includes:
- a CDS encoding ferredoxin — its product is MRIVADLKRCEGLGMCESMANDYFEVDEDEELVTVLLDSPPDADRAHVYAAVQACPVLALSLEG
- a CDS encoding fatty acid desaturase, producing the protein MATYATRGADGTSVPWRDKKRYLWILGLVVPLTPIVGIALFEATDSALFFWLTPVVFFGLIPLIDLIAGYDDTNPPDDVIEALENDRFYRWVTYLYLPVQYGGFVASIWYLATTDMSVLAKVGLAISVGVVGGVAINTAHELGHKRESIERWASKIALAQTCYGHFYIEHNRGHHVRVATPEDPASARMGESVYRFWPRTVAGSLKSSWELEAKRYQRKGTHPFHLGNDVLNAWLMTAALWGGLMLWLGLAYDVNPLSLLPYLVLQAVVGFSLLEVVNYMEHYGMVRQKVGTPGKMRYERVTPAHSWNSNNIATNVLLYHLQRHSDHHANPTRRYQTLRDFKDAPVLPTGYTGMIVVALFPPAFRALMDKRVIAHYDGDLRLANLHPAKRERLLRKYPVPAELLAAEAADLREDESAREFEGEVLAARCPGCRYTYEVAEGNELEGFAAGTAWRDIPDDWCCPDCGVREKVDFTAVEPRRHHISQVGA